A genomic window from Elaeis guineensis isolate ETL-2024a chromosome 3, EG11, whole genome shotgun sequence includes:
- the LOC105041894 gene encoding uncharacterized protein, whose translation MAKIGEGDKRWIVEDRPDGTNVHNWHWAERDCLEWSRSLLSSLLSNLTILDGEGGLAMRTKTLDRLDGEAYVNVRKGKVIPGYELSLSLSWEGEARDSAGGPPLLQVSGSLEVPYLADENADEDPEVKITVRDDEGPVGARIKDAFITKGKPLVLEKIRAFVQAMAKGGPAKDELEVKKPLSAAGNSASPAPAAEGKAAPEAPGAGNAAAAKKEKVKEGFKTITLTEKFNCRARDLYEILMDENRWKGFTQSNARISKEVGGQFSLFDGSITGVNEELQDGKLIVQKWRFASWPEGIYSTVRLIFDEPEPGVTIVKLRQTDVPEEDKYGNATVVENTERGWRELIFRKIRAIFGFGI comes from the exons ATGGCGAAGATTGGCGAGGGAGACAAGCGGTGGATCGTGGAGGACCGGCCGGACGGCACCAACGTCCACAACTGGCACTGGGCGGAGCGGGACTGCCTCGAGTGGTCGCGCTCCCTCCTCTCGTCCCTCCTCTCCAACCTCACCATCCTCGACGGCGAGGGCGGCCTCGCCATGCGCACCAAGACCCTCGACCGCCTCGACGGCGAGGCCTACGTCAACGTCCGCAAGGGCAAGGTTATCCCCGGCTATGagctttccctctccctctcctgggAGGGCGAGGCCCGGGATTCCGCCGGCGGCCCTCCGCTCCTCCAGGTCTCCGGTTCCCTCGAGGTCCCCTACCTCGCCGACGAGAACGCTGACGAGGACCCCGAGGTCAAGATTACCGTCCGCGACGACGAGGGCCCAGTCGGCGCCCGGATCAAGGACGCCTTTATCACCAAGGGCAAGCCGCTGGTGCTCGAGAAGATCCGCGCTTTCGTCCAGGCCATGGCGAAGGGCGGGCCGGCCAAGGACGAGCTCGAGGTGAAGAAGCCGCTGTCGGCTGCCGGGAACTCCGCGTCTCCAGCGCCGGCGGCGGAAGGAAAGGCTGCGCCGGAGGCCCCTGGGGCAGGGAATGCAGCGGCGGCGAAGAAGGAGAAGGTGAAAGAGGGCTTCAAGACGATAACTTTGACCGAGAAGTTCAATTGTAGGGCGAGGGATCTGTACGAGATCTTGATGGACGAGAACCGGTGGAAGGGGTTCACTCAGAGCAATGCGAGGATCAGCAAGGAGGTTGGAGGTCAGTTCAGTCTCTTCGATGGGTCGATCACCGGGGTGAATGAGGAATTGCAGGACGGGAAGCTTATTGTTCAGAAATGGAGGTTTGCGAGCTGGCCCGAAGGGATCTATTCAACG GTGCGGCTGATATTTGATGAGCCGGAGCCAGGTGTCACGATCGTAAAACTGAGGCAGACTGATGTGCCAGAGGAAGATAA GTATGGCAATGCTACAGTGGTGGAGAACACAGAGAGGGGATGGAGAGAACTCATCTTTCGCAAGATACGAGCAATCTTTGGTTTTGGAATCTGA